Proteins found in one Pseudomonadota bacterium genomic segment:
- a CDS encoding VWA domain-containing protein, which translates to MAIADQNTSSAHLRRPRSLAVLRATAGLLLLATAGCGNELPRRRFLDGRVSDATLGDGRAQGLDGGGPAADGGDESCATSALPIELRPLDMLLAVDTSGSMDYPDPDDPVGASSKWVAVSEAINAFVAEPDFAGLGVGLQYFPLLPSACDVSRYAVPAQGIATLPAAGAAIADSLEKRGRSGLTPIVPVLEGVTDYMRKWATDHPERRPIIVLATDGVPDTSCLNDRQAAGAVGGLPNTLANAAAVARAAARGTPSLSVFVVGVGKQLTALNEIAAAGGTGSAVLVDAAQNPEQAFLAALADIRRRAVFCELDIPAENRPRIDFGRVNVRLSYQGRSEDFGSVGSPAGCERNPGRGWHYDDPDSPTKIVLCEQACDRVQARVGGRLDVIFGCSTIVY; encoded by the coding sequence ATGGCTATCGCGGACCAGAATACCTCGAGCGCGCACCTCAGGCGCCCCCGATCCTTGGCGGTGCTGCGCGCTACCGCCGGCCTGCTGCTGCTGGCAACCGCGGGCTGTGGCAATGAGCTGCCGCGCCGGCGCTTCCTCGATGGTCGGGTGTCGGACGCAACCCTCGGCGACGGGCGTGCGCAAGGCCTCGACGGCGGAGGGCCCGCCGCTGACGGCGGCGACGAGAGCTGCGCCACCAGCGCGTTGCCGATCGAGCTGCGGCCATTGGATATGCTGCTGGCGGTCGACACCTCGGGCTCGATGGACTATCCCGATCCGGACGATCCCGTCGGCGCCTCGAGCAAGTGGGTCGCGGTGAGCGAGGCGATCAATGCCTTCGTCGCCGAGCCCGACTTTGCCGGCCTCGGCGTTGGCCTGCAGTATTTTCCGCTGCTCCCGAGCGCCTGCGACGTGTCGCGCTACGCGGTCCCCGCGCAGGGTATCGCCACGCTGCCGGCGGCCGGCGCCGCGATCGCCGACTCGCTGGAAAAGCGAGGCCGATCGGGCCTGACGCCGATCGTCCCCGTGCTCGAGGGCGTCACGGACTACATGCGAAAGTGGGCCACCGACCACCCCGAGCGGCGGCCGATCATCGTGCTGGCTACCGACGGTGTCCCGGACACGAGCTGCCTCAATGACCGCCAAGCGGCAGGCGCGGTCGGGGGCCTGCCCAACACCCTGGCCAATGCCGCGGCCGTGGCGCGGGCTGCGGCGCGTGGCACGCCGAGCCTCTCGGTCTTCGTCGTCGGTGTCGGTAAGCAACTGACCGCACTCAACGAGATCGCGGCGGCGGGGGGCACGGGCAGCGCCGTGCTGGTCGACGCCGCGCAGAACCCCGAGCAGGCCTTCCTCGCGGCGCTGGCCGATATCCGCCGTCGCGCGGTGTTCTGCGAGCTGGATATTCCCGCCGAAAACCGCCCGCGCATCGACTTCGGGCGCGTCAACGTGCGCCTGAGCTATCAGGGTCGGAGCGAGGACTTCGGCAGCGTCGGCAGTCCAGCAGGCTGCGAGCGCAACCCGGGTCGCGGCTGGCATTACGACGACCCGGACTCGCCGACGAAGATCGTGCTTTGCGAGCAGGCCTGTGACCGCGTGCAGGCGCGGGTCGGCGGACGCCTCGACGTGATCTTCGGCTGCTCGACGATTGTCTACTGA